One window from the genome of Streptomyces sp. NBC_01476 encodes:
- a CDS encoding YceD family protein produces MKEEALNTRLDHRNPLVFDTHELGRRPGAMKKVSRSVPAPKDLGLVDVIGVPEGATVELALRLESVMEGVLVTGTAHAPVTGECVRCLEPVERELDAEFQEMFSYPDADTRTARRDEAGDDAEDEDALELEDDLFDLEPVLRDAVVLALPLQPVCRDDCPGLCSECGARLADDPDHHHEVTDIRWAALKDLHPGLTDPTQLNGTGDGADENQEK; encoded by the coding sequence ATGAAAGAGGAAGCCCTGAACACCCGCCTCGACCACCGCAACCCTCTTGTGTTCGACACACACGAGCTGGGTCGTCGTCCTGGTGCGATGAAGAAGGTCTCCCGCTCGGTGCCGGCCCCCAAGGACCTCGGCCTCGTCGATGTCATCGGGGTGCCGGAGGGCGCCACCGTCGAGCTGGCGCTCCGCCTGGAGTCGGTCATGGAGGGTGTGCTGGTCACCGGCACCGCCCATGCACCGGTCACAGGGGAGTGCGTAAGGTGTCTGGAGCCGGTCGAGCGCGAGCTCGACGCGGAGTTCCAGGAGATGTTCTCCTACCCCGACGCCGACACCAGGACCGCCCGCAGGGACGAAGCCGGTGACGACGCCGAGGACGAGGACGCGCTTGAACTCGAGGACGATCTTTTCGACCTCGAACCCGTGCTGCGCGACGCGGTGGTGCTCGCACTGCCGCTGCAGCCGGTGTGCCGGGACGACTGCCCGGGCCTGTGCTCCGAGTGCGGAGCCCGGCTCGCCGACGACCCGGACCACCACCACGAGGTCACCGACATCCGTTGGGCGGCCTTGAAGGATCTGCACCCGGGTCTGACCGATCCCACCCAGCTGAACGGCACCGGCGACGGTGCCGACGAGAACCAGGAGAAATAG
- the rnc gene encoding ribonuclease III, translated as MTGTVSSTSSTSHATTSHKAADKASSHTILEGRLGYHLEPALLVRALTHRSYAYENGGLPTNERLEFLGDSVLGLVVTDTLYRTHPDLPEGQLAKLRAAVVNSRALAGVSRGLDLGAFIRLGRGEEGTGGRDKASILADTLEAVIGAVYLDQGLDAASALVHRLFDPLIEESSNLGAGLDWKTSLQELTASEGLGVPEYGVTESGPDHEKTFTAAARVGGVEYGTGTGRSKKEAEQQAAEAAWRSIRKTPATP; from the coding sequence GTGACAGGCACAGTGTCCTCAACGTCTTCCACGTCACACGCAACGACGTCGCACAAGGCCGCGGACAAAGCCTCGTCCCACACGATTCTGGAAGGGCGGCTCGGGTATCACCTCGAACCCGCCCTTCTGGTACGTGCGCTGACCCACCGCTCGTACGCGTACGAGAACGGCGGGCTGCCCACCAACGAGCGGCTGGAGTTCCTCGGGGACTCCGTGCTCGGCCTGGTGGTCACCGACACCCTCTATCGCACCCACCCCGACCTGCCCGAGGGCCAACTGGCCAAGCTGCGGGCCGCGGTGGTCAACTCGCGGGCCCTGGCAGGGGTCAGCCGCGGGCTCGACCTGGGCGCGTTCATCCGGCTCGGCCGGGGCGAAGAGGGAACCGGCGGCCGGGACAAGGCGTCGATCCTCGCGGACACCCTGGAGGCGGTGATCGGGGCGGTCTATCTGGACCAGGGCCTCGACGCGGCTTCCGCCCTCGTGCACCGTCTCTTCGACCCCCTGATCGAGGAGTCCTCCAACCTGGGCGCGGGCCTGGACTGGAAGACCTCGCTGCAGGAACTCACCGCGTCCGAAGGGCTCGGCGTCCCCGAATACGGTGTCACCGAATCCGGCCCGGACCACGAGAAGACCTTCACGGCTGCCGCCCGCGTCGGTGGTGTCGAGTACGGCACCGGCACCGGCCGCAGCAAGAAGGAAGCGGAGCAGCAGGCGGCCGAGGCCGCCTGGCGCAGCATCCGCAAGACCCCCGCCACCCCCTAG
- a CDS encoding ATP synthase F0 subunit B: MDVQKKLDEIAAAVSSARSMPMSASCVVNRAELLAMLDEVSAALPSSLSQAQELLGGREQMVEEARAEAQRIIQSAHAERGSLVSDTQIARQSQDEADRILAEARREADEIRAEADDYVDSKLANFEVVLTKTIGSVDRGREKLLGRDPYAEDGYAEDDPDAPERSTDPETLRRRADEYVDTKLGAFEAVLSKTLEAVGRGRLKLTGHNPIDDLAAQMAAQDAADGIADPTAPPRQTDAEFMAGLAAPQRPEQADLTQYGYDPGSTGQVPVVPAQQVDTYAQQQPYPQDPSAPGYGYEQQEYPADQGYPQQQEYVAQAGYADPYGGQQPYPQDPSAPGYGYEQQGYGQQQYPPQPQYQQQEGYAPQPAALDETSFFDTGMIDLNRLRELEQGL; this comes from the coding sequence GTGGACGTCCAGAAGAAGCTCGATGAGATCGCGGCAGCCGTCTCCAGCGCCCGGTCCATGCCGATGTCGGCCTCCTGCGTGGTGAACCGGGCCGAGCTGCTGGCCATGCTCGACGAGGTCTCCGCGGCGCTGCCCTCCTCCCTCTCCCAGGCGCAGGAGCTGCTCGGCGGCCGCGAACAGATGGTCGAGGAGGCGCGCGCCGAAGCCCAGCGGATCATCCAGTCGGCACACGCGGAACGCGGCTCGCTGGTCTCCGACACCCAGATCGCCCGCCAGTCCCAGGACGAGGCCGACCGTATCCTCGCCGAGGCCCGCCGCGAGGCGGACGAGATCCGCGCCGAGGCCGACGACTACGTGGACAGCAAGCTCGCCAACTTCGAGGTGGTCCTCACCAAGACCATCGGCTCGGTCGACCGCGGCCGGGAGAAGCTGCTGGGCCGCGACCCGTACGCCGAGGACGGCTACGCGGAGGACGACCCGGACGCCCCCGAGCGCAGCACCGACCCGGAGACCCTGCGCCGCCGGGCGGACGAGTACGTGGACACCAAGCTCGGTGCCTTCGAGGCGGTGCTCAGCAAGACCCTGGAGGCGGTCGGCCGCGGCCGGCTCAAGCTGACCGGCCACAACCCGATCGACGACCTGGCCGCGCAGATGGCCGCCCAGGACGCCGCCGACGGCATCGCCGACCCGACGGCGCCCCCCCGGCAGACCGACGCCGAGTTCATGGCCGGTCTCGCCGCCCCGCAGCGCCCCGAGCAGGCCGACCTCACCCAGTACGGCTACGACCCGGGCTCCACCGGCCAGGTCCCCGTCGTCCCGGCCCAGCAGGTCGACACCTACGCGCAGCAGCAGCCCTACCCGCAGGACCCCTCGGCGCCCGGTTACGGCTACGAGCAGCAGGAGTACCCGGCGGACCAGGGCTACCCGCAGCAGCAGGAGTACGTGGCGCAGGCCGGCTACGCCGATCCGTACGGCGGGCAGCAGCCCTACCCGCAGGACCCGTCCGCGCCCGGTTACGGCTACGAGCAGCAGGGCTACGGCCAGCAGCAGTACCCGCCGCAGCCGCAGTACCAGCAGCAGGAGGGGTACGCCCCCCAGCCCGCGGCGCTCGACGAGACCAGCTTCTTCGACACCGGCATGATCGATCTCAACCGGCTGCGGGAACTGGAACAGGGCCTGTGA
- the rpmF gene encoding 50S ribosomal protein L32, whose amino-acid sequence MAVPKRKMSRSNTRHRRSQWKAAPVSLVACERCHEPKLQHIACSNCGTYNGRQVLEV is encoded by the coding sequence GTGGCTGTTCCGAAGCGGAAGATGTCGCGCAGCAACACGCGCCACCGCCGTTCGCAGTGGAAGGCTGCGCCCGTGAGCCTGGTGGCGTGCGAGCGCTGCCACGAGCCGAAGCTCCAGCACATCGCGTGCTCGAACTGCGGCACGTACAACGGTCGTCAGGTCCTCGAGGTCTGA